The following proteins are co-located in the Pyrococcus abyssi GE5 genome:
- a CDS encoding aminopeptidase P family protein: MRIDRFVKLLNEMNFDGAFISPGSNLYYLTGLKLHEVGERPTILVVSADGEYKLLAPSLYSNVITNFPVTFWRDGENPYAKLSTILGELKLYRGRFLVEDTMRADWLIGILKLGNFEFHPLSSLIRLMRMRKDREEIENMKHAARIADKVFEEILSWDILGMSEKELALKIEVRIRELSDGVSFSPIVASGENSANPHHEPGERKIRKGDIVILDYGARWRGYCSDITRTIAVGRPDEKLIEVYEIVKEAQEKAYRAVREGIKAKEVDKVAREVISEAGYGEYFTHRTGHGLGLDVHEEPYIGPDGEVTLENGMTFTIEPGIYIPGLGGVRIEDDVVVEGKGKRLTKAGRELITV; this comes from the coding sequence ATGAGGATAGATAGGTTCGTGAAGTTACTAAACGAGATGAATTTTGATGGTGCCTTTATAAGCCCTGGGTCAAACCTCTATTATCTAACCGGACTGAAGCTCCACGAGGTCGGGGAAAGACCTACAATACTTGTAGTCTCGGCCGATGGCGAGTACAAGCTACTAGCTCCAAGCCTATACTCGAACGTCATAACGAACTTTCCAGTAACCTTCTGGAGGGACGGTGAGAATCCATATGCCAAGCTCTCCACGATCCTGGGAGAGCTCAAGCTTTACAGGGGTAGATTTCTCGTAGAGGACACCATGAGGGCCGACTGGTTGATTGGCATTCTCAAGCTCGGCAACTTCGAGTTCCATCCTCTAAGTTCCTTGATAAGGTTAATGAGGATGAGGAAGGACAGGGAGGAGATAGAGAACATGAAACACGCAGCTAGAATAGCCGATAAGGTCTTTGAAGAGATTCTAAGCTGGGACATCTTGGGGATGAGTGAGAAAGAGTTGGCCTTGAAGATAGAGGTTAGGATAAGGGAGCTTAGCGATGGGGTATCCTTTAGCCCAATAGTTGCTAGTGGCGAGAACTCGGCCAACCCCCACCACGAGCCGGGGGAGAGGAAGATAAGGAAGGGGGACATCGTCATCTTAGATTACGGAGCTAGGTGGAGAGGCTACTGCTCGGACATAACCAGGACTATAGCGGTTGGAAGGCCAGACGAAAAATTAATCGAGGTGTACGAGATAGTTAAGGAGGCCCAGGAGAAAGCTTACAGGGCCGTAAGGGAGGGAATAAAGGCGAAGGAAGTTGATAAGGTTGCCAGGGAAGTTATTAGTGAGGCAGGTTACGGGGAATACTTCACCCATAGAACTGGGCACGGCCTTGGTTTGGATGTTCATGAAGAGCCATACATAGGGCCAGATGGTGAGGTTACGCTGGAAAACGGCATGACCTTTACGATAGAGCCAGGAATATACATTCCTGGGCTTGGGGGAGTTAGGATAGAGGACGATGTTGTGGTGGAAGGAAAGGGTAAGAGGCTAACGAAGGCTGGGAGGGAGTTGATAACGGTTTAA
- a CDS encoding EVE domain-containing protein: protein MSYWLCITNRDNWKVVKEKNVWGVPRRHENTMKRVKPGDKLVFYVKQESRKGEVLEPMIVGIFEVVSEPYSDSTKIFKSHTPGETYPIRVKIRPIKIGEVKFKPLIPKLSFIKNKKKWSGHLMGKAMREIPEEDYKLIESLL, encoded by the coding sequence ATGAGTTACTGGCTGTGCATAACCAATAGAGATAACTGGAAAGTCGTGAAGGAGAAGAACGTTTGGGGCGTCCCCAGGAGACACGAGAACACCATGAAGAGGGTAAAACCTGGGGATAAGCTAGTTTTCTACGTCAAGCAGGAGAGTAGGAAGGGTGAAGTCCTTGAGCCAATGATAGTTGGCATCTTTGAAGTCGTCAGCGAGCCCTATAGCGATTCCACCAAGATATTTAAATCCCACACCCCAGGAGAGACTTACCCAATAAGGGTAAAGATAAGGCCCATAAAGATTGGAGAAGTAAAGTTCAAGCCCCTAATTCCAAAGCTGAGCTTCATAAAGAACAAGAAGAAGTGGAGCGGACACTTGATGGGCAAAGCAATGAGGGAGATACCGGAGGAAGACTATAAGCTAATTGAGAGTCTCCTCTGA
- a CDS encoding DUF365 domain-containing protein, with protein sequence MDIVGVTFPVPREFLDRIFKEKKRVFVKPATLRVEPGMKVIFYASRKDQGFYGEAEVEGVESFASVEEIIEKYGDELFLTPEELRKYERDRKRWQSRGRRARPWLVIRLRNVREYKRKVKPKRFVVVSGRYVKKDEYEEIVRRAEP encoded by the coding sequence ATGGACATCGTGGGAGTAACATTTCCCGTGCCGAGGGAGTTCCTCGATAGGATATTCAAGGAGAAGAAGAGGGTCTTCGTTAAGCCCGCAACCCTTAGGGTGGAACCCGGGATGAAGGTAATATTCTACGCCTCCAGGAAAGATCAGGGTTTTTACGGTGAGGCCGAGGTTGAAGGAGTTGAGAGCTTCGCGAGCGTTGAGGAGATAATAGAGAAGTACGGGGACGAGCTCTTCCTAACTCCCGAAGAGCTGAGGAAGTACGAGAGGGACAGAAAGAGGTGGCAGTCAAGGGGGAGAAGGGCCAGACCGTGGCTCGTGATAAGGCTAAGGAACGTAAGGGAGTATAAGAGGAAGGTCAAGCCGAAGAGGTTCGTGGTAGTTTCCGGGAGGTACGTTAAAAAGGATGAGTACGAAGAGATAGTGAGGAGGGCCGAGCCATGA
- a CDS encoding DUF1156 domain-containing protein, whose amino-acid sequence MGYKRLIESLNFPVVEVNKKSEKEKGPARPPYWEMVFWWTRKPLVGARAIIAASLLPEDVDVSRFKSMIGLNESTPHRVNPRIPQDLEKYFRGKKLLDPFAGFGSIPLEGLRLGLDVTAVELLPVAYVFLKAVLEYPKKFGKTLVRDVERWGNWITEQLKNDPEIRELYDDDVAVYIGTWEIKCPHCGRFTLAVGNYWLARVKDSKGYKRLAYMVPEGEGVRIIDLNEILGDVSRAKVKGEEIVFEGKGFVEKVRKAVEEGKIKEGDVEIKGDKVIFRVPSPNIEARKSQLTCLACGNVIRYADENGRHYTQKPEGVKVDFYVKFALKKYHEGDERFARQRLLVKVKVKDGDLIFEPATKEDNEKLLRAKEKVRELIERKDPDVPTEQIPLYENRRITPILSAERWFHLFNPRQLLTLIKIVRLIREVGKKVEEEKLKEGWDEERAFEYAEAVATYLSMVLMKYAIYNSYVTYWNSSLIMAPSLAVRGIAMQWNPYEISPSARWTGSWRQGIEHTFSRSLEYLTTALAPSGQKTLTDFTKTNTVKVLQGDATSLNLGEKFDVIVTDPPYADDVPYTELSDFYYVWLKRALSDSDGKRLIPRFHKTAFFKKVGAKWVEIKTQWQEFAKREVSTNPGRFMDDENRKEKAVQHFENLFAQAFVAMREHLKDDGLLVTYYAHTDPESWLNLLNAGWRRAGLQITRAIPLTTESSTSIVKRGKLSLDTSIVVVWRKSKKIDRVEISRLNEEISEKAIESAKLYMKHGYRGLDLLYGVMASILEEVTKYSEVTSPKGALSTREILERHVYPATIRGIVEALADVKGRITSNEGLFYSAYKVLFGNASISPNDIVLLNLATFTNAKLLIRDKILKQVGSGKKEFRLYSPDILGERALNTRELQAFLRERGLNPQDPVPRNSVDVLHLLEYYSLLGSDVLKERVEALKKRHAPLVEEAIAMAKLVSSYYKAMYSQMLSPLGVVIRADERKVEGELMKDGHYEVVLMSRLVRNLGGGVI is encoded by the coding sequence ATGGGGTATAAAAGGTTAATAGAGAGCTTGAACTTCCCCGTGGTTGAGGTGAACAAAAAGAGCGAAAAGGAGAAGGGCCCTGCCAGGCCTCCCTACTGGGAGATGGTCTTCTGGTGGACGAGAAAACCCCTTGTTGGTGCGAGGGCTATAATTGCGGCCTCCCTCCTTCCCGAGGATGTCGATGTGAGTAGGTTCAAATCCATGATAGGGCTAAACGAGAGCACTCCTCACAGGGTCAATCCCAGGATTCCCCAGGACTTGGAAAAGTACTTCAGGGGAAAGAAGCTCCTCGACCCCTTCGCCGGCTTCGGTTCGATCCCCTTGGAGGGGCTTAGGCTTGGGCTTGACGTTACGGCGGTAGAGCTTTTGCCCGTGGCCTATGTATTCCTGAAGGCCGTTCTGGAGTATCCAAAGAAGTTCGGGAAGACCTTAGTTAGGGACGTTGAAAGGTGGGGGAACTGGATAACTGAACAGCTCAAGAACGACCCCGAGATCAGGGAGCTCTACGACGATGACGTTGCCGTTTACATCGGAACCTGGGAGATTAAGTGCCCCCACTGTGGGAGGTTTACACTTGCAGTAGGCAACTACTGGCTGGCGAGGGTCAAGGACTCGAAGGGGTACAAGAGGTTGGCCTACATGGTTCCCGAGGGTGAAGGCGTTAGGATAATAGACCTAAACGAAATCCTGGGGGACGTTTCGAGGGCTAAGGTTAAGGGGGAGGAGATAGTATTTGAGGGTAAGGGCTTCGTCGAGAAGGTTAGAAAAGCTGTGGAGGAGGGCAAGATTAAGGAAGGGGACGTCGAGATCAAGGGGGATAAGGTCATCTTTAGGGTTCCCTCTCCGAACATTGAAGCAAGGAAGAGCCAACTAACCTGCTTGGCCTGTGGAAACGTCATTAGGTATGCCGATGAGAACGGAAGGCACTACACCCAGAAGCCCGAGGGCGTCAAGGTGGATTTCTACGTGAAGTTCGCTTTGAAAAAGTACCACGAGGGCGATGAAAGGTTTGCAAGGCAGAGGCTTCTCGTGAAGGTTAAAGTTAAGGATGGGGATCTAATCTTTGAGCCCGCAACAAAGGAGGACAATGAAAAGCTTCTAAGAGCAAAGGAGAAAGTGAGGGAACTTATTGAGAGGAAAGATCCGGACGTGCCGACTGAACAGATACCCCTTTACGAAAACCGTCGTATCACTCCAATACTCAGTGCGGAAAGATGGTTCCACCTCTTCAACCCCCGCCAGCTCCTCACGCTGATTAAGATTGTGAGGCTCATCCGCGAGGTGGGCAAGAAGGTCGAGGAGGAGAAGCTCAAGGAAGGCTGGGACGAGGAGAGGGCCTTCGAGTACGCTGAGGCCGTGGCGACGTACTTGAGCATGGTGCTGATGAAGTACGCTATTTACAACTCTTATGTCACTTATTGGAATTCTTCTCTTATTATGGCGCCGTCTCTAGCAGTTAGGGGAATAGCTATGCAATGGAACCCATATGAGATATCGCCCTCAGCTCGTTGGACAGGTTCTTGGAGACAGGGAATTGAACATACCTTCTCGCGGTCTCTTGAATACCTCACCACTGCCCTCGCTCCCTCTGGTCAGAAGACCCTCACCGACTTCACGAAGACCAACACAGTGAAAGTCCTCCAGGGCGACGCGACCTCTCTTAATCTCGGCGAGAAGTTCGACGTCATCGTCACCGACCCGCCGTACGCTGATGACGTCCCGTACACAGAGCTGAGCGACTTCTACTACGTCTGGCTTAAGAGGGCATTGAGTGACTCCGACGGTAAAAGACTGATCCCGAGGTTCCACAAGACGGCATTCTTCAAGAAAGTTGGAGCCAAGTGGGTTGAAATTAAAACTCAATGGCAAGAATTCGCTAAGAGAGAGGTTTCAACTAACCCCGGCCGTTTCATGGACGATGAAAATAGGAAAGAAAAGGCCGTTCAGCACTTCGAAAACCTCTTTGCCCAGGCCTTCGTTGCGATGAGGGAACACCTAAAGGACGATGGCCTTTTGGTTACTTACTACGCCCACACTGACCCGGAGAGCTGGTTGAATCTCCTCAACGCTGGCTGGAGAAGGGCTGGACTTCAAATAACGAGGGCTATCCCATTGACGACTGAGTCATCGACTAGCATTGTTAAGAGGGGCAAGCTGAGCTTGGACACCTCTATAGTAGTTGTCTGGAGGAAATCGAAAAAGATTGATAGGGTTGAGATATCAAGGTTGAATGAGGAGATAAGTGAGAAGGCTATAGAGTCGGCAAAGCTCTACATGAAGCACGGCTATAGGGGGCTTGACCTGCTTTATGGCGTCATGGCCTCTATACTTGAGGAAGTAACCAAGTACTCCGAGGTGACCTCGCCGAAGGGGGCTTTATCAACGAGGGAAATCCTGGAGAGGCATGTTTACCCTGCAACGATTAGGGGAATAGTCGAGGCGCTGGCGGATGTTAAGGGTAGGATAACCTCGAACGAGGGGTTATTCTACTCGGCTTACAAGGTTCTCTTCGGGAATGCATCCATAAGTCCAAACGATATAGTTCTCCTCAACTTGGCGACCTTTACGAATGCAAAGTTGCTGATCAGGGACAAGATCCTTAAGCAAGTTGGCTCGGGCAAGAAGGAGTTTAGGCTTTACTCTCCAGATATCCTGGGTGAGAGGGCTTTGAACACTAGGGAATTGCAGGCCTTCCTTAGGGAGAGGGGGCTTAACCCCCAAGATCCAGTTCCCAGGAATTCCGTAGATGTGTTGCACTTGCTCGAGTATTATTCCCTCCTTGGAAGTGACGTGCTTAAGGAGAGGGTTGAAGCCTTGAAGAAGAGGCACGCCCCCTTGGTTGAGGAGGCCATTGCAATGGCTAAGCTCGTGTCCTCGTACTACAAGGCCATGTACTCTCAAATGCTCTCCCCGCTTGGCGTGGTTATAAGGGCCGATGAGAGGAAAGTTGAGGGCGAGCTGATGAAAGATGGCCACTATGAGGTAGTTCTGATGAGCAGGTTGGTTAGGAACCTTGGGGGTGGTGTGATTTGA
- a CDS encoding ATP-binding protein, producing MRYEVWDDVLDQSLDEHSAPELGDVITGRAPRIYTDPREFFKRTYFTDPMLEILDQILRTFEGKERQNVFLIYSLFGGGKTHTILTIYHAFRDPGALLDEEVLRDYDPEKREKIKEIGERISSLSDVIVVPVYGKGELPRPRKPRDGKKTIWGYIADLLGEYEKVRVEDETLTSPTPELIREIIGRRKVLFLIDEIVDYIDNIRKSTDEEERNYSRNVSKFLDHLATALLGSQSVMVMTIPMEEEGEVLKGEKEYDRDVIIEVRRAVTRVGGARMYSPVKIGGKENELVEILKRRIFKGIDEEEKAKVLSELREAYSNKNVFGENVKFEEIRKSYPFHPEYVEVLRTIIERVGLQRTRDLIRITRIVMRELLKRGESPALIMPHHIPLNDDKIKGSLFSKSTIYSDYWTVYETDINDEKLKEFRNPELARIILTYIFLRTYPYDSPMSLSEFPTPERIARGVYEPELFKSKNWLPVDIKDAVEEIRGSVKFMYLNKRDPYLWFWRVANVSQMVNSKVEELLDTRRGEVISELVKKVHRFVKERKSLVSSRAKIEDHVTFFKANNVIVTRETQEFQDTPEYKLMVLVRDDVDEDMLRKIIFMYGSGTRTYKNSIVVVYVASGGMEEMAKSMATIMACDEVKKNIREKFKKYGEDVVRIQMSMVEDIRRKALEDLESQIVHYFRMVAYPDKDGPKVVQAQASSKSVIENVYSALVSQGKIVDDFDFEWLVDKFEDVNVKVLRPEGYPVSELIYMIMSNPRLPMVSTERLYEAIKDAVIELEIGIERDGVIYFKKVYKELPKEEEKGNPPATVRLKDVILPREEALNRQVLELLKRESEEVVRKGNVDYSVRRWYEVYLPNSSSLIPLRSVVRDGKVKDEYFEGVLWGYIVERKEETPIVRGEFQLEVSDHIIKGRPGDVITLEVKVKPLGREPFTVELETNFGELGSQEVKLEGEEKKVTWTIIVPEEREIARIEGRSESRRREVEVTIIPILEEEIVEVGEVKEEHKGNVLLEILDVDSTETLELIPVEGRVVGSMRIEKPLWEARFDGLSLEVAKYILKEIEEVLGSKARLDLRVKLDEGITINDLLFEKLRPLSGRVTFRIKKGEGNE from the coding sequence TTGAGGTACGAGGTTTGGGATGACGTCCTCGACCAAAGCTTGGATGAGCACTCGGCTCCTGAGCTCGGGGATGTAATAACCGGGAGGGCTCCCAGGATATATACTGATCCCAGGGAGTTCTTCAAGAGAACGTACTTCACAGACCCCATGCTCGAAATCCTGGATCAGATACTTAGGACTTTTGAGGGGAAGGAGAGGCAGAACGTCTTCCTGATTTACTCCCTCTTTGGGGGCGGTAAGACGCACACCATCTTAACTATCTACCACGCTTTCAGGGATCCTGGGGCCCTCTTGGATGAGGAGGTTCTCAGGGACTACGATCCTGAAAAGAGGGAAAAAATTAAGGAGATAGGTGAGAGGATATCCTCGCTCAGCGATGTAATAGTTGTCCCGGTTTACGGGAAGGGGGAGCTTCCTAGACCCAGGAAGCCTAGGGATGGAAAGAAGACGATATGGGGGTACATCGCTGACCTACTGGGAGAGTACGAGAAGGTGAGGGTTGAGGATGAGACGTTGACGAGCCCTACCCCCGAGCTGATAAGGGAAATAATAGGGAGGAGAAAGGTTCTCTTTCTGATAGATGAGATCGTTGATTACATAGATAACATTAGGAAGTCCACGGACGAAGAGGAGAGGAACTACTCTAGGAACGTTAGCAAGTTTTTGGATCACTTGGCTACAGCTCTCCTGGGGTCTCAGTCAGTAATGGTCATGACGATTCCGATGGAGGAGGAAGGCGAAGTATTGAAAGGGGAGAAGGAGTACGATAGGGATGTAATAATAGAGGTAAGGAGGGCCGTAACCAGGGTTGGCGGGGCGAGGATGTACTCTCCTGTAAAGATCGGGGGAAAGGAAAATGAATTGGTTGAGATATTGAAGAGGAGAATATTCAAGGGGATAGACGAGGAGGAGAAAGCTAAGGTGCTTTCAGAGCTTAGGGAGGCTTATTCAAATAAGAACGTCTTCGGGGAAAACGTTAAGTTCGAGGAGATAAGGAAGAGTTACCCGTTCCATCCCGAGTACGTTGAGGTTCTTAGGACGATAATAGAGAGGGTCGGCCTCCAGAGGACTAGGGATTTGATAAGGATAACCAGGATAGTTATGAGGGAACTATTGAAGAGGGGTGAGAGCCCGGCTTTAATAATGCCCCACCATATTCCCCTGAATGATGATAAAATTAAGGGAAGCCTCTTCTCGAAGAGCACAATTTATAGTGACTACTGGACGGTTTACGAGACCGATATAAACGATGAGAAGTTGAAGGAGTTTAGGAACCCTGAGCTGGCAAGGATAATTCTAACCTACATCTTCCTAAGGACTTATCCCTACGATTCACCGATGAGCCTCTCCGAGTTTCCAACTCCAGAAAGGATTGCTAGGGGAGTTTACGAGCCAGAGCTCTTCAAGAGCAAGAACTGGCTCCCCGTGGACATAAAGGATGCGGTCGAGGAGATAAGGGGAAGCGTTAAGTTCATGTACCTGAACAAGAGGGATCCCTACCTCTGGTTCTGGAGGGTAGCTAACGTATCGCAGATGGTCAATAGCAAGGTCGAGGAGCTCCTGGATACTAGGAGAGGAGAAGTAATTAGTGAGCTAGTCAAGAAGGTTCACAGGTTCGTCAAGGAGAGGAAGAGTTTAGTATCCTCGAGGGCTAAGATAGAGGATCATGTAACGTTCTTTAAAGCCAACAACGTTATCGTGACTAGGGAGACCCAGGAGTTCCAGGACACCCCGGAGTACAAGCTGATGGTTCTAGTTAGGGACGATGTTGATGAGGACATGCTGAGGAAAATTATCTTCATGTACGGGAGCGGAACGAGGACGTACAAGAACAGCATCGTGGTGGTTTACGTTGCGAGCGGTGGAATGGAGGAGATGGCAAAGAGCATGGCAACGATAATGGCCTGCGACGAGGTGAAGAAGAACATCAGGGAGAAGTTCAAGAAGTATGGCGAGGACGTTGTAAGGATTCAGATGAGCATGGTTGAGGATATAAGGAGGAAGGCCCTTGAAGACTTGGAGAGTCAGATAGTCCATTACTTCAGGATGGTCGCTTATCCCGATAAGGATGGGCCCAAGGTAGTTCAGGCTCAGGCATCTTCAAAGTCCGTCATAGAGAACGTATACTCAGCTTTAGTTAGTCAAGGGAAGATAGTCGATGACTTTGACTTCGAGTGGCTCGTGGATAAGTTCGAGGACGTGAACGTGAAGGTACTCAGGCCAGAGGGTTACCCCGTCTCTGAGCTAATTTACATGATAATGAGCAACCCGAGGCTTCCAATGGTAAGTACTGAGAGACTTTACGAGGCCATCAAGGATGCCGTGATTGAGTTGGAGATAGGAATTGAAAGGGATGGAGTCATTTACTTCAAGAAGGTTTACAAGGAGCTACCCAAGGAGGAGGAAAAGGGCAATCCTCCTGCCACCGTAAGGTTGAAGGATGTCATACTTCCGCGGGAGGAGGCCCTAAACAGGCAGGTTCTGGAGCTCCTTAAGAGGGAGAGCGAGGAGGTAGTAAGGAAGGGGAACGTGGACTATAGCGTTAGGAGATGGTACGAGGTTTACCTCCCCAACTCATCCTCACTTATTCCTCTGAGAAGCGTCGTCAGGGATGGGAAAGTCAAGGATGAATATTTCGAAGGTGTCCTATGGGGATACATAGTTGAGAGGAAAGAGGAAACCCCAATAGTCCGGGGAGAGTTCCAGCTTGAGGTTAGCGATCACATAATTAAGGGGAGGCCAGGTGACGTTATAACCCTGGAGGTCAAGGTGAAGCCCCTGGGGAGGGAGCCCTTCACGGTTGAACTGGAAACTAATTTTGGAGAGCTGGGTTCTCAGGAGGTCAAGCTGGAAGGGGAGGAGAAGAAGGTTACCTGGACGATAATCGTTCCCGAAGAGAGGGAGATAGCTAGGATAGAGGGAAGGAGCGAGAGTAGGAGAAGAGAAGTCGAGGTAACGATAATTCCAATTCTCGAGGAGGAGATCGTCGAGGTAGGTGAAGTGAAGGAGGAGCATAAAGGCAACGTACTTCTCGAGATACTTGACGTGGACTCTACCGAGACCCTAGAGCTTATCCCAGTCGAGGGGCGAGTCGTGGGTAGCATGAGGATAGAAAAGCCCCTCTGGGAGGCAAGGTTCGATGGCCTTAGCTTGGAGGTTGCCAAGTACATCCTTAAGGAGATAGAAGAGGTTTTGGGAAGTAAAGCTCGCTTAGACCTTAGGGTCAAGCTTGACGAGGGAATTACTATAAATGACTTACTCTTCGAGAAGCTAAGACCCCTCAGCGGGAGGGTAACCTTCAGGATAAAGAAAGGTGAGGGGAATGAGTGA